In a genomic window of Oceaniferula marina:
- the recJ gene encoding single-stranded-DNA-specific exonuclease RecJ, whose amino-acid sequence MSHLESQWILAEVPEIPPEVGRGMPEILVRMLLQRGVEPDQMEAFLHPRLRHLQDPFLLPEMQAAVDRILCAVDRHERICVYGDYDVDGVTSVTLMTEVLAAYGARVRSFIPRRGPEGYGLNQAALSRCMQEGAMPDLMVTVDCGTASVDEIAYLKEQGVDVIVVDHHELPPAGKPECVAVVNPKCGSDTDIDFSYLCAAGVVFKLAHALLKTRQLEHFDLKNYLDLVAMATVADIVPLVEENRLLVRHGLRLMENTHHDGVKALLEVAQVKGPLTSADVGFRIGPRINAAGRMDQPEEALATLRSKNMDEARQWATRLDVHNRERQSEEQRIHRQALECLESGGYQDDPVIVLGSRDWHPGVVGIVASRMMRRFHKPTFIIAIDEEGMGKGSGRSIGGVSLMDAINANRDCLEAGGGHAMAAGISVHEDQIDCFREGFSKYVLEHVDVKDRLPRLNLDVEIDFSELSLDFLNSYELLQPFGSANQEPMFMTREVYLTESPRELKNHHLKLSMKQKDCWQSAMFFGAGERALPPQPWDIAFTINRNVFRGRVSLQVVIQDVRAHRKED is encoded by the coding sequence ATGAGTCATTTGGAATCACAGTGGATCCTGGCGGAGGTGCCGGAGATTCCCCCCGAGGTCGGTAGGGGGATGCCTGAAATTTTGGTCAGAATGCTGTTGCAGCGGGGGGTTGAGCCGGACCAGATGGAAGCTTTTTTACATCCTCGCTTGAGACATTTACAAGATCCGTTTCTATTGCCGGAGATGCAGGCTGCTGTGGATCGGATCCTATGCGCGGTGGACCGGCATGAGCGGATTTGTGTGTATGGTGACTACGATGTGGATGGAGTGACATCGGTGACCTTGATGACCGAGGTGTTGGCGGCATACGGTGCCCGGGTGCGTAGTTTTATTCCAAGGAGGGGGCCGGAGGGCTATGGTTTGAACCAGGCCGCCTTATCGCGCTGTATGCAGGAAGGGGCCATGCCAGACTTGATGGTCACGGTGGATTGTGGCACCGCGTCGGTGGATGAAATCGCGTATCTCAAAGAGCAGGGGGTGGATGTAATTGTGGTGGACCATCACGAGTTGCCACCAGCGGGCAAGCCGGAATGTGTGGCGGTGGTTAACCCGAAATGTGGATCTGACACGGATATCGATTTTAGCTATCTTTGCGCTGCGGGGGTTGTATTCAAACTTGCACACGCCCTCTTGAAGACGAGGCAGTTGGAGCACTTTGATTTGAAGAATTATCTGGATCTCGTGGCGATGGCTACGGTCGCCGATATTGTTCCATTGGTGGAAGAAAATCGATTGTTAGTGAGGCATGGACTACGTTTGATGGAAAATACCCATCATGATGGCGTCAAGGCTTTGTTGGAGGTGGCCCAGGTCAAGGGGCCATTGACCAGTGCGGATGTCGGGTTCCGGATAGGACCTCGGATTAATGCGGCCGGACGTATGGACCAGCCAGAGGAGGCCCTAGCTACCTTGCGGTCAAAAAACATGGATGAGGCCAGGCAGTGGGCGACGCGTCTGGATGTTCATAACCGTGAGCGGCAGAGTGAGGAGCAGCGTATTCATCGGCAGGCCTTGGAGTGTCTGGAATCGGGTGGCTATCAGGACGATCCGGTGATTGTTCTTGGTTCCCGTGACTGGCACCCCGGTGTGGTCGGGATTGTGGCATCACGGATGATGCGTCGATTCCACAAACCAACGTTTATTATTGCGATTGACGAAGAGGGCATGGGCAAAGGCAGCGGTCGGAGTATCGGCGGGGTTTCGTTGATGGATGCCATCAATGCAAACCGTGATTGTCTCGAAGCCGGTGGAGGCCATGCCATGGCTGCGGGCATCAGCGTGCACGAAGATCAGATTGATTGTTTCCGTGAAGGCTTTTCCAAATATGTGTTAGAACATGTTGATGTCAAAGATCGCCTGCCTCGTTTGAATCTGGATGTGGAAATTGATTTTTCCGAATTGTCGTTGGATTTCCTCAACAGCTACGAATTGCTACAGCCTTTTGGCTCGGCCAATCAGGAGCCGATGTTTATGACACGTGAGGTTTATTTGACCGAGTCTCCGAGGGAGTTGAAAAACCATCACCTTAAGCTTTCGATGAAGCAGAAGGATTGCTGGCAAAGTGCGATGTTTTTCGGTGCCGGTGAGCGGGCATTG